The window ACCCTTATCAGGCGCAATGCATTGCCACCACCGACGCGCTGCGCCGGCGGATGGGACCGGATGCACCAAAGCTGATACTGACCTTCCAGTCGCGCTTCGGCTTCGACCAGTGGCTGAAGCCCTATACCGACAAGACCATCGAGCAGCTGGCCAAGGACGGCGTCAAGCGCATCGCCGTGGTGATGCCCGGCTTCTCCGCGGATTGTCTGGAGACGCTGGAAGAGATCGCGCAGGAAAACTGCGAGATCTTCCAGCACAACGGCGGTGAACAGTTTTCCGCAATCCCGTGTCTCAACGACAGCGATCCCGGCATGGATGTGATCCGGCAGTTGGTGCTGCGCGAGCTGCAGGGCTGGATCTGACCGCTCGCTTTTCCCGGCGTCGAACCTTACATCTGATCCTGGCGACCCATTCAGGCACGGCATGCCGCGCGTTATTTTCGCTGGGAGATTTTGATGACGGGTTTTGATATTTTCGCCATCGCCTTTGTCGTGCTGATCATCCTCACTTTGTTCGCCGGCGTGAAAACCGTGCCGCAGGGCTTTGACTGGACCATCGAGCGCTTCGGCAAGTTCACCCGCACGCTGTCTCCCGGACTCAACATCATCATCCCCTACTTCGACCGCGTCGGCCGCAAGATGAACATGATGGAGCAGGTGATCAGCATCCCCGAGCAGGAGGTGATCACCAAGGACAATGCTACGGTGACGGTGGACGGCGTCGCGTTCTACCAGGTGTTCGATGCGGCCAAGGCCAGCTACGAGGTCTCGGATCTCAACCAGGCGATCATCGTGCTGACCATGACCAACATCCGCTCGGTGATGGGCGCCATGGACCTCGACCAGGTGCTGTCGCATCGCGACGAGATCAACGAGCGGCTGCTGCGCGTGGTCGATGCCGCGGTGTCGCCGTGGGGCCTCAAGGTCAACCGCATCGAGATCAAGGATATCGTGCCGCCCGCCGATCTGGTCGAAGCCATGGGCCGGCAGATGAAGGCCGAGCGCGTCAAGCGCGCCGACATTCTGCAGGCGGAAGGCCAGCGGCAGTCGGAAATCCTTCGTGCCGAAGGCGCCAAGCAAGGCCAGATCCTGCAGGCCGAAGGCCGCCGCGAGGCTGCATTCCGCGACGCCGAGGCGCGCGAGCGCTCCGCCGAGGCCGAGGCGCGGGCGACGCAGATGGTCAGCGAAGCCATCGCCAGGGGCGACGTCGCCGCGCTGAACTACTTCATCGCCGACAAATACATCAAGGCGTTCGGCCAGATCGCGGACTCGCCGAACCAGAAGATCATCATGCTGCCGGTCGAGGCGATGAGCGTGCTGGGCTCGCTGGCCGGCATCGGCGAGATCGCCAAGGCGACGTTTGGCGAGAGCGCGGCCTCGGCGCAGGCTGCGGCGCGGCGCTCGTCGGTGCCGCCAGCCGGACCAACGCCCCCGGTCACGCCGAGGACCTGAAAATGGGCGAGATGTTCGTCACGCTGGGCACCTGGAACTGGCTGATCTTCGGCCTGTTGCTGATGGCGCTCGAATTGCTCGCGCCCGGCGTCTTCCTGTTCTGGCTCGGACTCGCGGCGTTGCTGGTCGGATTGTTGTCGTTCGTGTTTCATCCGTCGTGGCAGCTGCAGATCCTGCTGTTTGCGGTGTTCGCCGCCGCAGCCGTGCCGCTGTGGCGGCGCGTCGCGCGGCAAAAGCCTGGCGCCAATCCGAATCCGTTTCTCAACAAGCGCTCCGACGCGCTGGTCGGCCGGGTCTGCACGCTGGAAAAGCCGATCGTCGATGGCGAGGGCATCGTGCGGATCGACGACACCGTCTGGCGCGTCGCCGGCCCCGATGCGCCGGCCGGAACACGTGTGAAGATCGTGAAGGCGGATGGCGCAAGCCTGACGGTGGACGTGGCTTAGTCTAGAAGCCCTGGCCGACGATGCATCAGCATCGCAGGCGTCTACACACTTTCAGAACTTGATGAAAAATTACAGCGCCTCTGTCTGCTCAACGAGAAGATAGTGCGTCAATGCACATGGGACGGTGTCCAAGTGCTTGCCCGGCATGAGGGGGTGGTGCCATCCACTGTCGGGTAAAACGAATACGTTGAAGACGCCATGTTGAGGGGTAGATTGCTCGGCTACTTCAGAGGAAGAATTTGATCGCAAGGCCTATCAGCGCAATGAGCAGGCTCACGCCGCCGTATACTCCGCGCCACTTCGTAAAGTGCTCTTCAATGCGCTTCGGCAGCGACGGCTTGGGCTTGGCTTCCTCTATAGGGATCAATGCCAAGTGCGCTGCCTTGAGACGGATGACTTCGACGTTCGCCCGGCTGTGCGTGCCCGTGGAGTTGTATACCGGGGCGCTTGAGGGATCGCCGCGCCCGCGCAAAGCCGCATCCGTCGTAACAGCGTTCTGCATGACCCGCGCGATATACCCGTTGAGACTAGTCTCCAAGGCGTTCAACGCAGACAACTTCAGCTTTGGCGGATAGTCCGCGCACTCGTTTTTCCATTGGCGAAACCCCTTGTGCACTTGATCAACGAGGTGCTTGCCGACCGACGACCAGTAAATGTCCTGTATCTGGCCTTGGAACATGATGCCGCCGACGGTGATCCGCCCGCCGTAGAAATCTTCCACGTCAACGTGGTGGTTCTCAATGTTGATGCAATGCCACTTAAAGAACCAATCGTTTGCCATGCGGATAGCATCCTGGCCAAGTTCATGGACCAAAGAGATCTCAAATGGCGTTGTCTCGTTCATTTACGAGACACCGAGAAGAGCAAGAATGTGCTCCCACGCAATCTTAGCGGCAGTGCCGATACCGCTGGTCATGAACGCAGACGCTAGATAAAGCAGAGCTGCTCCCACTACTGCAACGATGGCCTTGACCCGCACCCTCACCGCTTGCAGCAAACGACGCGCTGCCGAGATTTCAGCGATCTTCTGCTCTTTGTCCTCTGGGTCGGGGTAATCGTTCGTCTCTTGCAGGAGCTTCTCTAGCGTCTCAAGGGCCTGCTTCGCCTCCGCATATTTGGGAGAATTGTGGTCCAAACGTACGACACGGTCGCTAGAGCAGATTCCTCTTAATCCAAGCCGTATCCGGCGTGAGCGAAGAAGTTTATGCATTCGTCAGGTTTGAACTGTTGCAACGCATTGGCGGCGGCTCGCTCGAGAGCGTCGAGGGTTCGCGCGGCGGACTTGCGCACATGTGCCTTGAGCTTGGCGAAGGCATTTTCGATCGGATTGAGGTCGGGACTGTAGGGCGGCAGATAGTGGAGTTCGGCGCTGCAGGCTTCAATGGCTTGCCTGACGCCCGCGACCTTGTGAGCGGCCAGATTGTCCATAATGACGATATCGCCTGAGCGCTGGGGACCAACATCTGCTCGACCCAGGCCAAGAAGCACTCTCCGTCCATCGGACCATCGAGAAGCATCGGCGCAACGAAGCCCGCAAGCGTGAGACCGCCGACAAAGGTGACTGTCTTCCAATGACCGTGCGGAATTGCGGCGCGGCAACGCTCGCCTTTGGGCGCCCAGCCACGAAGGCGCGCCATCTTCGTCGAAAGGCCGCTCTCATCGATGAAGATCAGGCGTTCGGGGTCAAGATCGTCTTGGCCATCGAACCAAATCTCGCGCGCGGCCTTTACATCCGCGCGCTCTTGCTCGCTGGCGTGGGCGGTCTTTTTTTATGCGTCTGGCCGTGCCGATCGAGAAACTTCCACACAGCGGTCCTCACAACGGTCACGCCGCGTTCCTCCCGCAACCGCTCGACCATCTCGTCAAGCGTTGTGTCGGGCGCCTCGGCAAGCGCGCGCAGAATGAAATCCGCATGCCCATCAAGCACGGACCCCTTCGGCTTGCCCTGTTTGGCAGGGCGAACTTCCCCCGTTGCCCGCTTCAGCCGCGCCCATGTCCCGGCCGTCGCAATCCCGATCGCAAAGCGCTCCGCCGCCTGACGCGTCGATACCCCGCCTTCGATCGCCGAAACTACCCGCTCGCGTAAATCCATGCTGTACGGCTTGCCCATCCCATCCTCCCGACTCAGTCGCAAAGATGGAATCAGCATTCCCACCTCTAGAGAATCCCCTCCGACTCACTTTTTGGGGAATGTGCTCTAGCGGGCACTTCCGCCTCGCTCGCTTCTGAAAGTCGCTCTTCTAGGAATCGGCGCAGGTCCCGCGCCATTGGACGAAATACCTGATCGGTGAATTCACTGATCTGAGCATCAAGGTCGTTCCCCGATCCCATGTAGTTGCGGCTGAAATCGAATGCGTCGAGCGTCTCTTCGGCTATTCGCCGGAATAGTTGAAGCTGCATGCCCAGTCGCGCCTCGCGGCCTTTGGGCCAGCGCAGCTCGCCGCTTCCGGCCATACTCTGAATGGAGGCCTCCCGCTCCGTCTGCCAAGTCTCAAAATCCAGATCGGTTTCGAGCGATCGGATGAGCCCGCCCACTGCGGGTGTCTCGTCGATCTGCTCAAACCAGTTCGCGAGGTGGTCCTTTAGAAAGCTCTCAGATGATCGCAAGACCTCGTCCGTCAGGTCATCATAGACGACCCGAAAATTCACAAAATTCCTGTTCATGCGCTATCCGTCCTTAGCGAGCGACTCGGTACAGTGCCAACCGGGACACTGCCAGTGATTGCAAGTGAGGTATAGTTTCCGTATACGGATATGCGCGGCGAGGACGCTCAAACAATGCGACGGCTTATTCCAACCACCTATTTCCGCACGTGATTCTATGAATCGAATAAACGAGCGCCACAGGTCATCCCATCAACGCCTTCCTCTGCTGCCAAGACGTGGATGCCCGGCATAAGGCCGGAGCCGGGCATGGCGGAGAAATATGCAATGTGCAGGTGAGACTGGGGCTTAAGCCACGCCGGCGCGCAGCAGATCGTGCAGATGCACGATGCCGACCGGCTTCCTGGTGTCGGTGACGAGCAGTGCGGTGATCTTCGACGAATTCAGAATCTCCAGTGCCTCGCCGGCGAGCAGATCGCGGCTGATGGTCTTGGGATTTTTGGTCATCACCTCGTCGACCGACACGGTCATCAGGTCCGGCCGCATGTGGCGACGCAGATCGCCGTCGGTGACGATGCCGACCACATGGCCATTGCTGTCGATGATGCCGACGCAGCCAAAGCCCTTCGAGGACATTTCCACCAGCGCGTCGGACATTTTGGTGCCGAGCGGTTTGAGCGGCACGGCGTCGCCCGCGTGCATCAGGTCGCGGGTGTATTTCAGCATCGCGCCGAGCTTGCCGCCGGGATGCAGCACCGAGAAATCCACCGAAGTGAAGCCGCGGCCTTCGAGCAGCGCGATCGCCAGCGCATCGCCCAAGGCGAGCAGCATCAGCGACGAGGTGGTGGGGGCGAGGTTGTGCGGGCAGGCCTCGCGCGCCTTCGGCAAGGCCAACGAAACGTCGGCGGCCTGCGCCAGCGTCGAGGCGGCATCCGACGTCATCGCGATGACGCCGATCTTGAAGCGCTTGGCATAGGTGACGAGGTTCTTCATCTCCGGCTGCTCGCCGGACCACGACAGCGCCATGATGACGTCGTCGGCGGTGATCATGCCGAGGTCGCCATGGCTGGCCTCGGCGGCGTGGACGAAGAACGCCGGCGTGCCGGTGGAGGCAAAGGTGGCGGCGATCTTGCGGCCGATGTGGCCCGACTTGCCCAAGCCGGTGATGATCAGCCGGCCCCTGGCGTTGCGGATCAGTTCGGCGGCGGCGATGAAGGCGGTGCCGAGACCATCGGATTGCAGGGCTGCCGCGAGCGCGGTGACGCCGCTGGCTTCGGCGTCCAGGGTGCGCAGCGCCGAGGCGATCGCTTCACTGGCCTGATCGGTCATCGTCCCCTTGGCCGCTTTCGGTGTGGTGAGTGCCATGCGCCTGAGTCCTAGTCGGATATTTCGACTTTTTCCTTAGCACGGCAGCCGCCCGGACGCGAAACCCGCCGCGGCCGATCTCAACGCCACATTAACCATAACCGTTTTAACTCCCTTAACCATAACGGCCCGCATGCGCCTGACAACGCCGGCGGGATTCTCGATCAAGCGATTGATTTGGTTGGAGTTTTTAAGATCGTGAGGACAGGTCCAGCCCCGGGCCGCCGTAACTGCGCCATCCCCCTGCGCGCGGTGTCGGCCTGTCTATGGCTCGGTGTCCTCATTCCACTCCCGGCGGCCGGTCAGGCGCTGACCTCCGATCTGTTGCGCCCGGTGCCCGGCGGTTTCGTGGCGCCGCAGAACCTGCCGCTGCGCCGCACCCCCGATCTGCCCGACGAGCCCACCGACGCATTGCGTACCAGCGCCATCGCGCCGTCGCGGATCGGCCAGTCGATCATCTATGGCAACCCCGCCGCCTATGGCGCCTCGGAGTCCGGCTTCGATTCGCTGAACCGCCGCCGCAAGAAGCCCAAACCCTATCCCGGCGCGTTCAAGCCGAAGCCGTCGCCCGGCCCCGGCAGCCCGCCGCCCGTCGTGCCGACGCCGCCTTTGTCGATTCCACCGTCGTCAAAAGCCAACAAGCCGCCGGTGTCGGCCTCGATCGCCGGCACCGTGGTCGGCCAGCCCGCGCGCAAGCGGCTGAAGCCCGACCTCGATCCCTACGGTCCGACCGGTGTTTATGTCGGCAGCTTCCTGGTCAAGTCCGCGGTCGAAATCTACGGCGGCTATGACAACAACCCCGCGCGCTTCGTGCAGCCGAGGGGCTCATCGTTCTACAAGATCGCGCCGGAGTTCCTGGCGGCGTCGGACTGGTCGCGGCATTCGGTGGTCGTTGATCTCCGGGGATCGTTCACCGGCTACGGCAACACCTTTCCGTTTCCGGATGGGCAGATTTCGCCAGCGCCGGTCAATATCGACCGCATCGATTTCACCGGCAAGATCGACGGCCGCATCGATGCCAGCCGCGACACCCGCATCAATACCGAAGCGCGGCTGCGGGTAGGCGCCGACAATCCCGGCAGCCCGAACATCCAGGCCGGCCTTACCAAATTTCCGCTCTACACCGTTGTCGGCGGCACGTTTGGCGTCGAGCAGGATTTCAACCGGCTGCAGATCAAGCTCGACGGCCTCGTCGACCGCACCGAATATCAGGACTCGCACCTCACCGACGGCAGCATCACCACCAACGCCGACCGCAACTTCAACCAGTATGGCGGTGTCGGCCGCGCCAGCTATGAAGTGCTGCCGGGACTGCGGCCGTTCGTCGAAATCCAGGGCGATACCCGCGTGCATGACGTGCCCGCCGATCGCTTCGGCTATCTCCGCGATTCCAACGGCGGCTACATCAAGGCCGGCACCACCTTCGAATTCACGCGGCTTTTGACCGGCGAAGCCTCGATCGGCTACGCCGCGCGCAGCTATACCGATCCGCGGCTGGAGAATCTGAAAGGCCTGCTGACCAGTGCCTCATTGGTGTGGGCCGCGACGCCGCTGACCACGGCGAAATTCGTCTCCATCACATCAATCGATGAGACCACGATTCCCGGTGTGCCCGGCGTGCTGACCCGCACCTACACTTTCGAGGTCGATCACGACTTCCGCCGCTGGCTCACCGCGATCGGCAAGTTCACCTACGGTACGCAGGACTACCAGGAAAATTTCCGCTTCGACAAAATCTACTCGCTGTCCGGCGACCTCGTTTACAAGCTGAACCGCGAAGTCCAGATCAAGGCGCAGGTGCGTCGCGATATCCTGGACTCCAACGTCCCTGGCGCCAGCACGGCCTCGACGGTGGTGATGCTGGGCGTGAGGTTGCAGAGGTAATGCGCAGCGGCTTCTACAGCCACCTCACAGGTACCCCCTCAAATCCACTTCCGCACATACTTCTCCTTCTTCTTGCGAAATTTCACGCCGCTCCCGTCCGGCAGCCGCGTCGCTATGTAGCCGGCTGCGATGCAGGCTTCGCGTTGCGGCATCTTTTCGTCCGGGGCGCGTTCGGTCTCCCACCACGACGCCCGGTGCGACGCGCGCGGCAGCGCGTCGTCGATGATCTCTTCGATCGCCTCCATGCTCAGCACGAATTCGTCCAGCGTCTGTTTGCTCAGGTGGTCGCGCAGCAGGTCGTAGTCAGGCACAGGGTGTCCTCGGGGTCGAATGGCGGTGCCGTCGTCATACGCGCCTGCGCCTGAGGATGCCACAGCAGAGCTTTGGTATTCCAGCACCGGCTTCATGCAATTGCGCCCCACCTCGCAACCCCTCGTTAACGGCGTGCGGAACCCTCCGGAGGTATTTAAGCGCTCGGCAATCATTTGCGTGCGATCAATTTTGCTCAGGAGCAAGCGATGAGATCGGGGAATGCAGGGACGGGGGGGCGACGCTGGCCGCTATCGGCCAAGCTGTTGATTCTGTCGTCGCTGGTCACGATCCTGGGCTTCTCGGCGGTGTGCGGCAGCGTCATGTTCGACATGCGGCGCGGCGAGGAGGCGCTGGCGCGACAGACCAGCGAGAACCTCGCCACCACCATCGATGCCGATATCGGCCGCACCGTCGAACTCTACGATCTCTCGCTGCGCGCGGTGGTTTCGGGCATGACGACGCCGGAGATCGGCCAGCTCAGCAAGGAGATGCGCCAGCTGATCCTGTTCGATCACGCCGCCTCGTCCAGTCATTTCGGCGCCATCCAGGTGTTCGACGCCAAGGGCGATCTCACCATCGACGCCGCCTCGCTCGATCCGGTCAAGCAGAACAGCGCCGACGAGGAATTCTTCAAGGTGCATAGCGGCGACGGCGAGCGCGGGCTGTTCATCAGTCGGCCGATGCTGCACCGGGGCGCCTATGCGGTGGTGCTGAGCCGGCGCATTACCGACAGCGACGGCAACTTTGCCGGTGTGGTCGCAGGCTCCATCCGGTTTTCCTATTTCCACGATTTGTTCGACCGGCTGAGGTTGAATCCCGATGACAACATCACGGTGATCCGCCGCGACGGCGTCGTCATCATGCGCACCCCGTTCGACCTCGACGTCATCGGCATGGATCTCGGCAAGATGCCCGGCGTGATGCGGGTGCTGGCGCGAGGCAGCGGCTCCTATTCCGGCGTCGGCGTGGTCGACAAAATCGAACGGCTCTATGTCTGGCGCGACAGCGGCCGGCCGCTGCTGGTCATCGTCGGCCGGCCATGGGCCGGCATCTACAGCCTGTGGCAGCGGCAGGCGCTGCGGATCGGCGGCATCATGCTGGCGCTGGTCTGCTTCATCACCGCGGTGACACTGTTTCTTGCCCGCGAAATCAGCCGCCGTGCCCGCGCCGAGGACAAGCTCGAAGAGCTCGCCACCACTGACGCGCTGACCGGCCTGCGCAACCGGCGCAAGTTCGACGCCGCCATCGAGCTGGAATGGCGCCGCGCGATCCGGCAATCGCGGCCGCTGGCGCTGCTGCTGATCGACGCCGACCATTTCAAGATATTCAACGACACCTTCGGCCATCAGCCTGGCGACCAGGCCCTGATCGCCATCGCCGGCTGTATCGCCAGTTCGGCGTGCCGCGCCGGCGATTGCGCCGCGCGCTATGGTGGCGAGGAATTCGCGGTGCTGCTGCCGGGGATTTCCGCCGAGGACGCGCTGAAGATCGCCGAAACCATCCGCCGCAAGGTCGAGGAGCTGCCGGCCGAACCGGCGATGCTCACCGTCAGCGTCGGCGTCGCCAGCCTGACGCCGCTGGTGACGATGGAATGGAGCGGCCTGGTGGAAGCCGCCGACAAGGCGCTCTATGCGGCGAAAGCCGCTGGCCGCAATCAGTCCATGGTCGCCATCGCGCCGTATCTGCTGATGGCGGCGTAATTTCGTTTTCTCGCGTGCGCTTCACACTCGGCCGTCATCCTGAGGAGCGGCGCTCTTGCGCGGCGTCTCGAAGGATGGCCACCGGCGCTCGTCGCGCATCCTTCGAGGCTCGCCCAAGCGGCGAGCACCTCAGGATGACGGAGGAGCGTGTAGAGGGGCGCGGGAATTACTCCGCGAGATACCGCAGCATCTCCGCGCGCAACCCGTCGCGCAGATCGGGGCGCCGCAGGCCGAAGGCGATGTTGGCGCGCAGGAAGCCGGACTTCGAGCCGCAATCGTGGCGCTCGCCCTCGAACTCGACGCCGTAGAACGCCTGGCTCTTCGCCAGCCCGATCATCGCGTCGGTGAGCTGGATCTCGCCGCCGGACCCGCGCTCCTGGGTTTCCAGGATCTTGAAGATCTCCGGCTGCAGGATGTAGCGGCCGGTGATCGACAGATTCGAGGGCGAGGTGCCCTTCGGCGGCTTCTCGACCATGCCGTCGATGGTGAAGGTGTTGCCATCGGGGCCGCCATGGCGCTCGCCGACGCCGCAGATGCCGTATTGATGGGTCAGCTCCATCGGCACTTCCTCGACCGCGACGAGGTTGGATTTCTCGCCGAGCCCGCTGGCGATATCGACCATCTGTTTCAGGCAGCCTGGTGAGTTCAGCAC is drawn from Nitrobacteraceae bacterium AZCC 2146 and contains these coding sequences:
- a CDS encoding arabinose-5-phosphate isomerase (product_source=KO:K06041; cath_funfam=3.10.580.10,3.40.50.10490; cog=COG0794; ko=KO:K06041; pfam=PF00571,PF01380; smart=SM00116; superfamily=53697; tigrfam=TIGR00393) produces the protein MALTTPKAAKGTMTDQASEAIASALRTLDAEASGVTALAAALQSDGLGTAFIAAAELIRNARGRLIITGLGKSGHIGRKIAATFASTGTPAFFVHAAEASHGDLGMITADDVIMALSWSGEQPEMKNLVTYAKRFKIGVIAMTSDAASTLAQAADVSLALPKAREACPHNLAPTTSSLMLLALGDALAIALLEGRGFTSVDFSVLHPGGKLGAMLKYTRDLMHAGDAVPLKPLGTKMSDALVEMSSKGFGCVGIIDSNGHVVGIVTDGDLRRHMRPDLMTVSVDEVMTKNPKTISRDLLAGEALEILNSSKITALLVTDTRKPVGIVHLHDLLRAGVA
- a CDS encoding regulator of protease activity HflC (stomatin/prohibitin superfamily) (product_source=COG0330; cog=COG0330; pfam=PF01145,PF16200; smart=SM00244; superfamily=117892; transmembrane_helix_parts=Inside_1_6,TMhelix_7_29,Outside_30_331), with translation MTGFDIFAIAFVVLIILTLFAGVKTVPQGFDWTIERFGKFTRTLSPGLNIIIPYFDRVGRKMNMMEQVISIPEQEVITKDNATVTVDGVAFYQVFDAAKASYEVSDLNQAIIVLTMTNIRSVMGAMDLDQVLSHRDEINERLLRVVDAAVSPWGLKVNRIEIKDIVPPADLVEAMGRQMKAERVKRADILQAEGQRQSEILRAEGAKQGQILQAEGRREAAFRDAEARERSAEAEARATQMVSEAIARGDVAALNYFIADKYIKAFGQIADSPNQKIIMLPVEAMSVLGSLAGIGEIAKATFGESAASAQAAARRSSVPPAGPTPPVTPRT
- a CDS encoding hypothetical protein (product_source=COG5338; cog=COG5338; pfam=PF10082; superfamily=56925; transmembrane_helix_parts=Inside_1_12,TMhelix_13_35,Outside_36_561), whose amino-acid sequence is MRTGPAPGRRNCAIPLRAVSACLWLGVLIPLPAAGQALTSDLLRPVPGGFVAPQNLPLRRTPDLPDEPTDALRTSAIAPSRIGQSIIYGNPAAYGASESGFDSLNRRRKKPKPYPGAFKPKPSPGPGSPPPVVPTPPLSIPPSSKANKPPVSASIAGTVVGQPARKRLKPDLDPYGPTGVYVGSFLVKSAVEIYGGYDNNPARFVQPRGSSFYKIAPEFLAASDWSRHSVVVDLRGSFTGYGNTFPFPDGQISPAPVNIDRIDFTGKIDGRIDASRDTRINTEARLRVGADNPGSPNIQAGLTKFPLYTVVGGTFGVEQDFNRLQIKLDGLVDRTEYQDSHLTDGSITTNADRNFNQYGGVGRASYEVLPGLRPFVEIQGDTRVHDVPADRFGYLRDSNGGYIKAGTTFEFTRLLTGEASIGYAARSYTDPRLENLKGLLTSASLVWAATPLTTAKFVSITSIDETTIPGVPGVLTRTYTFEVDHDFRRWLTAIGKFTYGTQDYQENFRFDKIYSLSGDLVYKLNREVQIKAQVRRDILDSNVPGASTASTVVMLGVRLQR
- a CDS encoding hypothetical protein (product_source=Hypo-rule applied), yielding MKPVLEYQSSAVASSGAGAYDDGTAIRPRGHPVPDYDLLRDHLSKQTLDEFVLSMEAIEEIIDDALPRASHRASWWETERAPDEKMPQREACIAAGYIATRLPDGSGVKFRKKKEKYVRKWI
- a CDS encoding transposase (product_source=COG3415; cog=COG3415; pfam=PF01710; superfamily=46689) — protein: MGKPYSMDLRERVVSAIEGGVSTRQAAERFAIGIATAGTWARLKRATGEVRPAKQGKPKGSVLDGHADFILRALAEAPDTTLDEMVERLREERGVTVVRTAVWKFLDRHGQTHKKRPPTPASKSARM
- a CDS encoding membrane protein implicated in regulation of membrane protease activity (product_source=COG1585; cog=COG1585; ko=KO:K07340; pfam=PF01957; superfamily=103481,141322; transmembrane_helix_parts=Outside_1_3,TMhelix_4_23,Inside_24_29,TMhelix_30_49,Outside_50_52,TMhelix_53_71,Inside_72_147) is translated as MGEMFVTLGTWNWLIFGLLLMALELLAPGVFLFWLGLAALLVGLLSFVFHPSWQLQILLFAVFAAAAVPLWRRVARQKPGANPNPFLNKRSDALVGRVCTLEKPIVDGEGIVRIDDTVWRVAGPDAPAGTRVKIVKADGASLTVDVA
- a CDS encoding hypothetical protein (product_source=Hypo-rule applied; transmembrane_helix_parts=Inside_1_184,TMhelix_185_204,Outside_205_205) gives rise to the protein MNETTPFEISLVHELGQDAIRMANDWFFKWHCINIENHHVDVEDFYGGRITVGGIMFQGQIQDIYWSSVGKHLVDQVHKGFRQWKNECADYPPKLKLSALNALETSLNGYIARVMQNAVTTDAALRGRGDPSSAPVYNSTGTHSRANVEVIRLKAAHLALIPIEEAKPKPSLPKRIEEHFTKWRGVYGGVSLLIALIGLAIKFFL
- a CDS encoding hypothetical protein (product_source=Hypo-rule applied; superfamily=47391), which encodes MNRNFVNFRVVYDDLTDEVLRSSESFLKDHLANWFEQIDETPAVGGLIRSLETDLDFETWQTEREASIQSMAGSGELRWPKGREARLGMQLQLFRRIAEETLDAFDFSRNYMGSGNDLDAQISEFTDQVFRPMARDLRRFLEERLSEASEAEVPARAHSPKSESEGIL
- a CDS encoding diguanylate cyclase (GGDEF)-like protein (product_source=TIGR00254; cath_funfam=3.30.70.270; cog=COG2199; pfam=PF00990,PF02743; smart=SM00267; superfamily=55073; tigrfam=TIGR00254; transmembrane_helix_parts=Inside_1_19,TMhelix_20_42,Outside_43_289,TMhelix_290_312,Inside_313_497); translation: MRSGNAGTGGRRWPLSAKLLILSSLVTILGFSAVCGSVMFDMRRGEEALARQTSENLATTIDADIGRTVELYDLSLRAVVSGMTTPEIGQLSKEMRQLILFDHAASSSHFGAIQVFDAKGDLTIDAASLDPVKQNSADEEFFKVHSGDGERGLFISRPMLHRGAYAVVLSRRITDSDGNFAGVVAGSIRFSYFHDLFDRLRLNPDDNITVIRRDGVVIMRTPFDLDVIGMDLGKMPGVMRVLARGSGSYSGVGVVDKIERLYVWRDSGRPLLVIVGRPWAGIYSLWQRQALRIGGIMLALVCFITAVTLFLAREISRRARAEDKLEELATTDALTGLRNRRKFDAAIELEWRRAIRQSRPLALLLIDADHFKIFNDTFGHQPGDQALIAIAGCIASSACRAGDCAARYGGEEFAVLLPGISAEDALKIAETIRRKVEELPAEPAMLTVSVGVASLTPLVTMEWSGLVEAADKALYAAKAAGRNQSMVAIAPYLLMAA
- a CDS encoding histidinol-phosphate/aromatic aminotransferase/cobyric acid decarboxylase-like protein (product_source=COG0079; cog=COG0079; superfamily=46966; transmembrane_helix_parts=Inside_1_81,TMhelix_82_104,Outside_105_121); translation: MHKLLRSRRIRLGLRGICSSDRVVRLDHNSPKYAEAKQALETLEKLLQETNDYPDPEDKEQKIAEISAARRLLQAVRVRVKAIVAVVGAALLYLASAFMTSGIGTAAKIAWEHILALLGVS
- a CDS encoding UTP--glucose-1-phosphate uridylyltransferase (product_source=KO:K00963; cath_funfam=3.90.550.10; cog=COG1210; ko=KO:K00963; pfam=PF00483; superfamily=53448; tigrfam=TIGR01099), which produces MKIRKAVFPVAGLGTRVLPATKAMPKEMLTIVDRPLIQYVVDEAREAGIEHFIFVTGRNKGVIEDHFDRVFELDETLKSRNKTSEMEQLARFQPEAGAMSFTRQQAPLGLGHAVWCARDIVGNEPFAVVLPDELVLNSPGCLKQMVDIASGLGEKSNLVAVEEVPMELTHQYGICGVGERHGGPDGNTFTIDGMVEKPPKGTSPSNLSITGRYILQPEIFKILETQERGSGGEIQLTDAMIGLAKSQAFYGVEFEGERHDCGSKSGFLRANIAFGLRRPDLRDGLRAEMLRYLAE
- a CDS encoding transposase (product_source=COG3335; cog=COG3335; pfam=PF13358; smart=SM00567; superfamily=53098), whose product is MDNLAAHKVAGVRQAIEACSAELHYLPPYSPDLNPIENAFAKLKAHVRKSAARTLDALERAAANALQQFKPDECINFFAHAGYGLD